The following coding sequences are from one Triticum dicoccoides isolate Atlit2015 ecotype Zavitan chromosome 4A, WEW_v2.0, whole genome shotgun sequence window:
- the LOC119289609 gene encoding early nodulin-93-like has product MASSSSWKHQATASQPANPSHLTLFTEPFQHKTTAKMSSTATVTRAHLENKLALAKRCSREATFAGAKAAAIATVASAVPTLASVRMLPWAKANLNPTGQALVICTVAGMAYFVAADKTVLSLARRHSYETAPDHLKDTSFHGGAAAARPRPRSAGIPQALS; this is encoded by the exons ATGGCTAGCTCCTCGTCCTGgaagcatcaagcaacagccagccagccagccaaccCATCTCATCTCACTCTTTTTACTGAGCCGTTTCAGCACAAGACCACGGCGAAGATGTCGTCGACGGCCACCGTCACACGCGCCCACCTCGAGAACAAGCTCGCCCTCGCCAAACGCTGCTCCAGAG AGGCGACGTTCGCCGGAGCAAAGGCGGCGGCCATCGCTACCGTCGCGTCTGCCGTCCCAACG CTGGCGAGCGTGAGGATGCTGCCGTGGGCTAAGGCGAATCTGAACCCCACCGGCCAGGCCCTCGTCATCTGCACCGTCGCCGGCATGGCCTACTTCGTCGCCGCTGACAAGACCGTCCTGTCGCTGGCGAGGAGGCACTCATACGAGACCGCCCCCGACCACCTCAAGGACACCTCCTTCCATGGCGGCGCCGCCGCAGCTCGTCCCCGTCCGCGGTCCGCCGGCATTCCTCAGGCCTTGAGCTAG